A genomic segment from Lentimicrobium sp. L6 encodes:
- a CDS encoding GNAT family N-acetyltransferase: MEKILKTDQGKFKLRPYTSDDQEKVMELWELAFNHEMDQKVWRWKYHKNPFGYQIMLCLNEKEEPVVMYGGLPYKSFYKGQAIRMVHMTDSMSHPAYRSTTQGRKGLFIQTAEHFFDVFAVPPESVFYYGYPGIRAYRLGKLFLQYNEISQGVQFVSADIEQVKNRSGYFKKTRLVHSFDTTIFNRIWNSLNWYYPFSISRNADFIKWRYFDHPTKKYLVFVSRNILHQPKAYGIIQINNKIATLVDILVKPRVDDIACLVSEITKELKKRGVTQIQSWLPPNHGVTQKLIQIGFIAKKEPLGLTIVGRTFHKEIPLDHASKNMFFTMADGDLF, encoded by the coding sequence ATGGAAAAAATTCTAAAAACAGATCAGGGAAAGTTTAAATTGAGGCCATATACTTCTGATGACCAAGAAAAAGTAATGGAACTTTGGGAGCTTGCTTTTAACCATGAAATGGATCAGAAAGTATGGCGATGGAAATATCATAAAAATCCTTTTGGATATCAGATTATGCTTTGTTTAAATGAAAAGGAGGAGCCAGTTGTTATGTATGGAGGGCTTCCGTATAAATCATTTTATAAAGGACAAGCTATACGAATGGTGCATATGACTGATAGTATGTCTCACCCTGCCTATAGAAGTACAACTCAAGGGCGCAAAGGATTATTTATACAAACAGCGGAGCATTTTTTTGATGTTTTTGCCGTTCCTCCAGAGTCTGTTTTTTATTATGGCTATCCAGGGATTAGGGCTTATCGGTTGGGGAAATTGTTTTTACAATACAATGAGATTTCTCAAGGTGTTCAATTTGTTTCTGCCGATATAGAACAAGTAAAAAATAGAAGTGGGTATTTTAAAAAAACTAGATTAGTCCATTCATTTGATACAACTATATTCAATCGTATTTGGAATTCACTAAATTGGTACTATCCTTTTTCTATTAGCCGAAATGCTGATTTTATCAAATGGAGGTATTTTGATCATCCAACCAAAAAATATCTTGTTTTTGTATCAAGAAATATTTTGCATCAACCGAAGGCCTATGGTATCATTCAGATCAATAATAAAATTGCAACATTGGTAGATATTTTGGTTAAACCTAGAGTTGATGATATTGCCTGTTTAGTTTCTGAAATAACTAAAGAATTAAAGAAGAGAGGAGTAACACAAATTCAATCTTGGTTACCTCCAAATCATGGAGTAACCCAAAAACTCATACAAATCGGTTTTATTGCCAAAAAGGAGCCATTAGGTCTAACTATTGTTGGTAGAACTTTCCATAAAGAAATTCCATTAGACCATGCATCAAAAAACATGTTTTTTACAATGGCAGATGGGGATCTTTTTTAA
- a CDS encoding TylF/MycF/NovP-related O-methyltransferase — protein sequence MGKLYINLLKDVLTGMNRMDKTVYEPLDWSYEHKAKQPFFIRYIARYLEKKGYVICREKIASKEHRLQGGDWPLYAETMIGLKRLENIEYCFEKIIEDDIPGDFIETGVWRGGATIFMRALLKEADIKNRKVWVADSFAGLPKPSGKYKEDINDIHHGFKELIVSKEQVKKNFENYRLLDKQVGFIEGWFSESLVFAPINKLSILRLDGDMYESTMDALVNLYPKLSIGGFVIIDDWGAVKACKKAVLDYRSKMNITDPVVKIDWTGVYWRKS from the coding sequence ATGGGAAAATTATATATAAACTTGTTGAAAGATGTACTGACAGGGATGAACAGGATGGATAAAACTGTTTATGAACCCTTGGATTGGAGCTATGAACACAAGGCAAAACAACCTTTTTTTATTAGGTATATAGCCAGGTATTTAGAAAAAAAAGGATATGTGATTTGCAGGGAAAAAATAGCATCTAAAGAACATCGCTTACAAGGAGGGGATTGGCCTCTTTATGCTGAAACAATGATAGGATTAAAGCGGCTTGAGAATATTGAATACTGTTTCGAAAAAATAATAGAGGATGATATTCCTGGTGACTTTATTGAAACTGGTGTTTGGAGAGGAGGAGCAACTATATTTATGAGGGCTTTATTAAAAGAAGCAGACATTAAAAATAGGAAAGTATGGGTTGCTGATTCATTTGCTGGTTTACCAAAGCCATCAGGTAAATATAAAGAAGATATTAATGATATACATCATGGTTTTAAAGAGTTAATTGTATCTAAAGAACAAGTGAAAAAGAACTTTGAAAATTATAGACTTCTTGATAAACAAGTGGGGTTTATTGAAGGATGGTTTAGTGAATCCTTAGTTTTTGCACCAATTAATAAACTTTCTATATTAAGGTTAGATGGAGATATGTATGAGTCTACCATGGATGCTCTTGTAAATTTATATCCCAAATTATCGATTGGTGGTTTTGTTATTATTGACGATTGGGGAGCGGTAAAAGCATGTAAAAAAGCGGTTCTAGATTATCGAAGCAAAATGAATATTACTGATCCAGTTGTAAAGATAGACTGGACAGGAGTGTATTGGAGGAAATCTTAA